Proteins from one Trichocoleus sp. genomic window:
- a CDS encoding SH3 domain-containing protein, whose product MTQKLIVLLLMLMSLNTERAFAQDDPDYQIEVENNTVCSFITENNVNVRQSPDINSTVVTQLNRGDVVRATSRTGDWVNIAAQDSGQPPTPYSPLQGYVSNQYINGCSEDQFELWRQ is encoded by the coding sequence ATGACACAGAAGTTAATTGTCTTGTTGCTAATGCTAATGAGCTTAAACACAGAACGCGCTTTCGCACAGGACGATCCAGACTATCAAATTGAGGTTGAGAACAATACCGTATGTAGCTTTATTACTGAAAACAATGTTAATGTTCGTCAAAGCCCTGATATCAACTCGACCGTTGTAACTCAGCTTAATCGCGGAGATGTTGTGAGAGCAACAAGCCGAACTGGAGATTGGGTTAACATCGCAGCGCAGGATTCTGGTCAGCCTCCAACACCTTACTCGCCTCTTCAAGGGTATGTCTCTAACCAGTACATCAATGGATGCTCAGAAGACCAATTCGAGCTCTGGAGACAATAA